One genomic window of Paramormyrops kingsleyae isolate MSU_618 chromosome 20, PKINGS_0.4, whole genome shotgun sequence includes the following:
- the oat gene encoding ornithine aminotransferase, mitochondrial — MLSRLNHVLRQAAPSLSRGMRSSTRPASTAAPAARRTERPLSSEEVYAREEKYGAHNYHPLPVALQKGEGIYVWDVEGRRYFDFLSAYSAVNQGHCHPKIIAALSAQASQLTLTSRAFYSNVLGEYEEFITTMFGYQKVLPMNTGVEGGETACKLARKWAYTVKGVPKYKAKIIFATGNFWGRTMAAISSSTDPSSYDGFGPFMPGFELIPYNDIPALERALQDQNVAAFMVEPIQGEAGVVVPDPGYLTKVRELCTQHNVLFIADEVQTGLARTGRRLAVDHEAVRPDLVVLGKALSGGVYPVSAVLCDDEVMLTIKPGEHGSTYGGNPIACRVAIAALEVLEEERLSENAENMGQLLRAELMKLPNDVVTCVRGKGLLNAIVIKETKDYDAWKVCLRLRDNGLLAKPTHGDIIRLAPPLVIKEDEVRECVDIIQKTILSF, encoded by the exons ATGCTTTCCAGGCTGAACCACGTCCTGAGGCAGGCGGCGCCATCGCTGAGCCGCGGCATGCGCTCCAGCACACGGCCCGCCTCCACCGCGGCCCCCGCCGCCAGGCGCACGGAGCGCCccttgtcctccgaagaggtgTACGCCCGGGAGGAGAAGTACGGAGCGCACAACTACCACCCTCTGCCCGTGGCACTGCAGAAAGGAGAAG GAATTTATGTTTGGGATGTGGAAGGCCGGCGGTACTTTGACTTCCTGAGCGCCTACAGTGCCGTGAACCAGGGCCACTGCCATCCGAAGATCATCGCGGCGCTGAGCGCCCAGGCCTCGCAACTCACGCTCACCTCCCGCGCCTTCTACAGCAACGTGCTTGGCGAGTACGAGGAGTTCATCACCACTATGTTCGGCTACCAGAAAGTGCTtcccatgaacacag GCGTCGAAGGCGGAGAGACTGCGTGCAAGCTGGCTCGTAAGTGGGCATATACGGTGAAGGGCGTACCCAAATACAAGGCGAAGATTATCTTTGCAA CCGGGAATTTCTGGGGACGAACCATGGCAGCCATCTCCAGCTCCACGGACCCTAGCAGTTACGACGGCTTTGGGCCGTTCATGCCCGGGTTCGAGCTCATCCCCTACAATGACATCCCTGCACTGGAG CGCGCCCTGCAGGACCAGAATGTGGCTGCGTTCATGGTGGAGCCCATCCAGGGCGAGGCTGGAGTTGTGGTCCCGGATCCCGGGTACCTGACTAAAGTGCGGGAGCTTTGCACCCAGCACAAT GTTCTGTTCATCGCCGATGAGGTGCAGACGGGTCTGGCTCGCACTGGCCGCAGGTTGGCTGTGGACCATGAAGCGGTGCGCCCGGACCTGGTGGTCCTGGGCAAGGCTCTGTCGGGAGGTGTCTACCCC GTGTCTGCCGTGCTGTGTGACGACGAGGTGATGTTGACCATCAAGCCCGGCGAGCACGGATCCACGTACGGGGGGAACCCCATTGCCTGCCGGGTGGCCATCGCCGCCCTGGAG GTGCTGGAGGAGGAGCGGCTGTCAGAGAATGCGGAGAACATGGGCCAGCTCCTGAGGGCGGAGCTAATGAAGCTGCCCAATGACGTCGTCACCTGCGTCAGGGGGAAGGGTCTCCTCAATGCCATCGTCATCAAGGAAACCAAAG ACTATGACGCCTGGAAGGTGTGTCTACGTCTGAGGGACAACGGGCTGCTGGCCAAGCCCACACACGGTGACATCATCAGACTGGCTCCGCCTCTCGTCATCAAGGAGGACGAGGTCCGGGAGTGCGTGGATATTATTCAGAAGACCATCCTGTCCTTCTGA